The following DNA comes from Dehalococcoidia bacterium.
CCCCCGTTGAAGTGGGCAGCAAGCTCGTCGGCGTCGAGCCGAAGCGTGGGCCACCCCGGGATCGTCGGCGCCTTCCTGCGATGCGGGACCGGGATGGGTCGCCAGCCCCGGCGGAGGTAGTCCACTGCACGATCGAGCGCGCTCACACCCGCCCCCCGCAGACGGCGCTGGCAAGCCAGTCGCGGGCGCCGTTGACGTCGCGCATGAGCCCGGCGTCACCGCCGACGTCCGGATGCGCCCGCCGCGCGACCTCGCGATACCCGACGCGCACGATCTCGCGAACCGCCGGCAGCAGCGCCTCGGGCGGGCGCCTCGGGACGATCCGTGTCTCCGCCTCCAGGCCCAACCGCCTCGCGAGCTCAGCGCGAACCGCGCCCGCGAGGGGCTCGCGCAGATCCGCCTCGTCCCAAAGCCACGCCAGGTACGAGGTCGGCAGCTCCCGAAGCGGATGCCCGCGCCAGCGCCCGAAAGGCATGCGGACCGTCACGACGGGGTGCCCCCCTCGTCGGCTCGTGCCCCGGCCGACGAATCGCGGCCAACACGACCACGACGCAGGAACTCGACCAGGTCGGTCACCGCGTAGCGGACTGCGCGCGGACCGACGCGGATAAACGCCGGCCCCCGTCCCTGGCGACGCCACGCGCCGAGCGTGCTCGGCGCGATCCCGAGCAGGCGCGCCGCATCTCGACTTTCGAGTAAGTTCACGTACACATCACCTCCGCGAGCAACTGAACCACGCCGCTCAGCGGGAAGGTGGCGCGAATAAAGCGGGTGCTACAGGACTTGCGAGCGGGCGAGGGCCCTATCCAGCTCCCGGGCGAGTCGACGAAGGTGCGGCAACAGGCGCCGGAGGCGGCCAGGCTCGACCTTGGCCATCGGCAGGCTCCAGCAGGCCAGCTCGCAGGCCAAACGGCTGCGACTCTCGTCGAGCCATCGCGCGAGCAGGGCCGGAGATGGGGGGCGGCCAGCCAGACGCTGGAAGGCGCGGACAATCAGGTCTTCCCGGATCTTGCGTTGTCCTGAGTAGTGGCTTACCCGCGGTAAAGACGTGAGCCATCGCCGCGCGTCCGCGTGCGCCACGAGGTAGCGGAGACGAGACCAGCCGTCGAGGATCGGCCGCCCTCGCCGATTCGGAAGGCGGGCGAGCTTCGGGAGGATGCGCTGGGCCCGCTCCACCAGGGACGCGCGCGGATGGCGCTGGCAATCGGCAATCCAGCAATCGAGGAGATGATCACAGGCCTGCTCGACGAGCGCGCCCGCCTGGCCCGGGTAGGTCCGGAGCAGCGCAGCCTCAGTACGCACGGTGTCCCGACGGTAGCGTCGGCGAAGCTTCCCGAT
Coding sequences within:
- a CDS encoding helix-turn-helix domain-containing protein: MYVNLLESRDAARLLGIAPSTLGAWRRQGRGPAFIRVGPRAVRYAVTDLVEFLRRGRVGRDSSAGARADEGGTPS
- a CDS encoding DUF3820 family protein, giving the protein MTVRMPFGRWRGHPLRELPTSYLAWLWDEADLREPLAGAVRAELARRLGLEAETRIVPRRPPEALLPAVREIVRVGYREVARRAHPDVGGDAGLMRDVNGARDWLASAVCGGRV